The following proteins are encoded in a genomic region of Periophthalmus magnuspinnatus isolate fPerMag1 chromosome 10, fPerMag1.2.pri, whole genome shotgun sequence:
- the LOC129456624 gene encoding protocadherin alpha-2-like gives MRAERHFLTGICSWITLCSALLLFFGQCALAQIRYSVPEEVRDRTVVGNVAKDLGLDVASLGERRFRVVSETNEAIFAVNPDNGALYVHGRIDREQLCQGSGTCLMELKVLVENPLEVHYVVVEITDVNDHAPIFPKTNQTFEIGEHTLPGKRLQLHPAHDPDAGTNSIGTYTLSANEHFEINIRQSDLGKIPFLVLKKPLDREQSSTHSLLLTAVDGGKPQKSGTLNITIIVLDSNDNRPVFTQEVYHIMVNENLEKGTVIFKLNATDADEGINGEIEYSLGETLIQDVYKTFELNRLTGEIVTRGTIDFEDIDHYELDVEASDKGTPTLTGECRIIIKIIDMNDNSPEIDVTSLSNTVSEDSKPGTVVSLIRVKDKDSGVNGKIIAHITNNVPFELKPSYKENTYSVVTKDFLDREEVSNYDITIKATDCGEPPLSTTKTLSIQILDVNDNSPQFEQNPLYFYIVENNVSGTSLFCVTASDKDKNENADISYSIARTGQEKDVALFLNVNAENGQITALKSFDFETLKSFQFQVVASDSGTPSLSSNVTVHVFILDQNDNAPVILYPVSSNGSAEGVEEIPRNVNAGHLVTKVRAYDADIGYNGWLLFSLQQVTDHSLFGLDRYTGQIRTLRSLTETDEAEHKLVILVKDNGNVSLSATATVLVKVVEPREAFAASDVKSSTKDSEDTNVTFYLMITLASVSALFIISIIVLIAMQCSKSSTDYTSKYLQDTNYDGTLCHSIQYRSGDKRYMLVGPRMSVGSTIVPGSQANTLVLPDRRRPSEELRECPC, from the exons ATGAGAGCTGAACGACATTTTCTAACGGGAATCTGCTCGTGGATCACTTTGTGCTCGGCTCTACTGCTGTTTTTTGGACAGTGCGCTTTGGCTCAGATCAGATACTCTGTTCCGGAGGAGGTGAGGGACAGAACTGTGGTTGGAAATGTCGCAAAGGATCTTGGTCTTGATGTTGCCTCTTTGGGTGAGAGACGGTTCCGTGTTGTTTCTGAAACAAATGAGGCTATTTTTGCTGTAAACCCCGATAATGGCGCTTTGTACGTCCACGGCCGCATTGACAGAGAGCAGCTGTGTCAGGGCAGCGGTACGTGTCTGATGGAGCTGAAGGTTCTGGTGGAAAACCCTTTGGAAGTTCACTATGTGGTTGTAGAAATCACTGATGTCAATGACCACGCGCCAATATTTCCTAAAACAAACCAAACGTTTGAGATTGGAGAGCACACTTTGCCGGGTAAAAGACTCCAGTTACACCCTGCCCATGATCCCGACGCAGGAACAAACTCGATCGGCACATATACGTTGTCTGCAAACGAACATTTTGAAATTAATATTCGCCAAAGTGACTTGGGTAAAATCCCGTTTCTGGTGCTAAAGAAGCCTTTAGACCGAGAACAGAGCAGCACACactctctgctcctgacagcGGTTGATGGGGGGAAACCACAAAAATCAGGGACCTTAAATATTACCATCATTGTTCTGGACAGTAATGACAATAGACCAGTTTTTACTCAAGAGGTTTATCATATCATGGTGAATGAAAATTTGGAGAAGGGAActgtaatatttaaactaaacGCGACAGATGCGGATGAAGGAATAAACGGAGAAATTGAGTACAGCCTCGGGGAAACATTGATCCAAGATgtttataaaacatttgaattaaacAGATTAACGGGAGAAATTGTCACAAGAGGCACAATTGACTTTGAAGACATTGATCATTATGAATTAGACGTGGAAGCTTCTGATAAAGGCACTCCGACGTTGACGGGTGAGTGTAGAATTATTATAAAAATCATAGATATGAATGACAATTCACCTGAAATAGACGTGACTTCTCTGTCAAACACAGTGTCTGAAGACTCCAAACCAGGGACAGTAGTTTCTCTCATTCGTGTCAAAGACAAAGACTCAGGCGTCAATGGTAAAATCATCGCGCACATAACAAACAACGTGCCTTTTGAGCTAAAACCCTCGTATAAAGAAAACACATATTCAGTTGTCACTAAGGATTTCCTGGACAGGGAGGAGGtgtcaaattatgacataacaaTAAAAGCCACTGACTGTGGAGAGCCTCCTTTATCCACCACTAAAACTCTCAGTATTCAGATATTAGATGTAAACGACAACAGTCCACAGTTTGAACAAAACCCTCTGTACTTTTATATTGTAGAAAATAACGTGTCAGGGACGTCACTGTTCTGTGTAACTGCATCAGACAAAGATAAGAATGAAAACGCAGATATTTCCTACAGCATTGCGCGCACAGGACAGGAGAAGGACGTGGCGCTCTTTTTAAACGTGAACGCGGAAAATGGTCAAATCACTGCGCTGaaaagctttgactttgagacatTAAAGTCGTTCCAGTTTCAAGTGGTGGCCTCAGACTCTGGGACTCCGTCACTGAGCAGCAACGTGACAGTGCACGTGTTCATTCTGGATCAGAACGACAACGCTCCAGTCATTCTGTATCCAGTCAGCTCTAACGGTTCTGCTGAAGGAGTGGAGGAGATCCCCCGCAATGTGAACGCGGGACACTTGGTGACTAAAGTCAGGGCCTATGACGCTGATATCGGATATAACGGCTGGCTGCTGTTTTCACTGCAGCAAGTGACTGACCACAGTCTGTTTGGGTTGGACCGCTACACAGGACAGATCAGGACACTTCGCTCTTTGACAGAGACAGACGAGGCCGAGCACAAACTCGTCATACTGGTCAAAGACAATGGCAACGTGTCCCTGTCAGCTACAGCTACTGTGCTTGTCAAAGTGGTGGAGCCCAGAGAGGCTTTTGCAGCTTCTGATGTTAAGAGCTCCACTAAAGACTCTGAGGAcactaatgtgactttttacctcATGATAACTCTGGCCTCAGTCTCGGCTCTGTTCATTATCAGTATCATTGTGCTGATTGCAATGCAGTGCTCCAAGTCCAGCACTGACTACACGTCCAAGTACTTACAGGACACAAACTATGACGGGACTCTGTGCCACAGCATCCAGTACAGATCTGGAGACAAGCGCTACATGTTAGTTGGACCCAGAATGAGCGTAGGATCCACTATAGTCCCAGGGAGTCAAGCCAACACACTGGTGCTGCCtgacaggaggaggccctctgaGGAG TTGCGAGAGTGTCCATGCTGA
- the LOC129456591 gene encoding protocadherin alpha-2-like, with product MKYPWITLCSALLLFFGQCALAQIRYSVPEEVRDGTVVGNVAKDLGLDVASLGERRFRISETKDAIFAVNADNGALYVHGRIDREQLCQGSGTCLMELKVLVENPLEVHYVVVEITDVNDHAPRFPKTNQTFEIGEHTLPGKRLQLHPANDPDAGTNSIRTYTLSANEHFEINIRQSDLGKIPFLVLKKPLDREQSSTHSLLLTAVDGGKPQKSGTLNITIIVLDSNDNRPVFTQEVYHIMVNENLEKGTVIFKLNATDADEGINAEIEYSLGETLIQDVYKTFELNRLTGEIVTRGTIDFEEIDHYELDVEASDKGTHKLTGECRVIIKIIDVNDNSPEIDVTSLSNTVSEDSKPGTVISLISVTDKDSGVNGKIIAHITNNVPFELKPSYKENTYSVVTKDYLDREEVSNYDITIKATDCGEPPLSTTKTLSIQILDVNDNSPQFEQNPLYFYIVENNVSGTSLFCVTASDKDKNENADISYSIARTGQEKDVALFLNVNAENGQITALKSFDFETLKSFQFQVVASDSGTPSLSSNVTVHVFILDQNDNAPVILYPVSSNGSAEGVEEIPRNVNAGHLVTKVRAYDADIGYNGWLLFSLQQVTDHSLFGLDRYTGQIRTLRSLTETDEAEHKLVILVKDNGNVSLSATATVLVKVVEPREAFAASDVKSSTKDSEDTNVTFYLMITLASVSALFIISIIVLIAMQCSKSSTDYTSKYLQDTNYDGTLCHSIQYRSGDKRYMLVGPRMSVGSTIVPGSQANTLVLPDRRRPSEEVRE from the coding sequence ATGAAATATCCGTGGATCACTTTGTGCTCTGCTCTACTGCTGTTTTTTGGACAGTGCGCTTTGGCTCAGATCAGATACTCTGTTCCGGAGGAGGTGAGGGACGGGACTGTTGTTGGAAATGTCGCAAAGGATCTTGGACTTGATGTTGCCTCTTTGGGTGAGAGACGGTTCCGTATTTCTGAAACAAAGGATGCTATTTTTGCAGTAAACGCTGATAATGGCGCTTTGTACGTCCACGGCCGCATTGACAGAGAGCAGCTGTGTCAGGGCAGCGGTACGTGTCTGATGGAGCTGAAGGTTCTGGTGGAAAACCCTTTGGAAGTTCACTATGTGGTTGTAGAAATCACTGATGTCAATGACCACGCGCCAAGATTTCCTAAAACAAACCAAACGTTTGAGATTGGAGAGCACACTTTGCCGGGTAAAAGACTCCAGTTACACCCTGCCAATGATCCGGACGCAGGAACAAACTCGATCCGCACATATACGTTATCTGCAAACGAACATTTTGAAATTAATATTCGCCAAAGTGACTTGGGTAAAATCCCGTTTCTGGTGCTAAAGAAGCCTTTAGACCGAGAACAGAGCAGCACACactctctgctcctgacagcGGTTGATGGGGGGAAACCACAAAAATCAGGGACCTTAAATATTACCATCATTGTTCTGGACAGTAATGACAATAGACCAGTTTTTACTCAAGAGGTTTATCATATCATGGTGAATGAAAATTTGGAGAAGGGAActgtaatatttaaactaaatgCAACAGATGCGGATGAAGGAATAAATGCAGAAATTGAGTACAGCCTCGGGGAAACATTGATCCAAGATgtttataaaacatttgaattaaacAGATTAACGGGAGAAATTGTCACAAGAGGCACAATTGACTTTGAAGAAATTGATCATTATGAATTAGACGTGGAAGCTTCTGATAAAGGCACTCACAAATTAACAGGTGAATGTAGAGTAATTATAAAAATCATAGATGTAAATGATAATTCACCTGAAATCGACGTGACTTCTCTGTCAAACACAGTGTCTGAAGACTCCAAACCAGGGACAGTTATTTCACTCATTAGTGTAACAGACAAAGACTCTGGCGTCAATGGTAAAATCATCGCGCACATAACAAACAACGTGCCTTTTGAGCTAAAACCCTCGTATAAAGAAAACACATATTCAGTTGTCACTAAGGATTATCTGGACAGAGAGGAGGtgtcaaattatgacataacaaTAAAAGCCACTGACTGTGGAGAGCCTCCTTTATCCACCACTAAAACTCTCAGTATTCAGATATTAGATGTAAACGACAACAGTCCACAGTTTGAACAAAACCCTCTGTACTTTTATATTGTAGAAAATAACGTGTCAGGGACGTCACTGTTCTGTGTAACTGCATCAGACAAAGATAAGAATGAAAACGCAGATATTTCCTACAGCATTGCGCGCACAGGACAGGAGAAGGACGTGGCGCTCTTTTTAAACGTGAACGCGGAAAATGGTCAAATCACTGCGCTGaaaagctttgactttgagacatTAAAGTCGTTCCAGTTTCAAGTGGTGGCCTCAGACTCTGGGACTCCGTCACTGAGCAGCAACGTGACAGTGCACGTGTTCATTCTGGATCAGAACGACAACGCTCCAGTCATTCTGTATCCAGTCAGCTCTAACGGTTCTGCTGAAGGAGTGGAGGAGATCCCCCGCAATGTGAACGCGGGACACTTGGTGACTAAAGTCAGGGCCTATGACGCTGATATCGGATATAACGGCTGGCTGCTGTTTTCACTGCAGCAAGTGACTGACCACAGTCTGTTTGGGTTGGACCGCTACACAGGACAGATCAGGACACTTCGCTCATTGACAGAGACAGACGAGGCCGAGCACAAACTCGTCATACTGGTCAAAGACAATGGCAACGTGTCCCTGTCAGCTACAGCTACTGTGCTTGTCAAAGTGGTGGAGCCCAGAGAGGCTTTTGCAGCTTCTGATGTTAAGAGCTCCACTAAAGACTCTGAGGAcactaatgtgactttttacctcATGATAACTCTGGCCTCGGTCTCAGCTCTGTTCATTATCAGTATCATTGTGCTGATTGCAATGCAGTGCTCCAAGTCCAGCACTGACTACACGTCCAAGTACTTACAGGACACAAACTATGACGGGACTCTGTGCCACAGCATCCAGTACAGATCTGGAGACAAGCGCTACATGTTAGTTGGACCCAGAATGAGCGTAGGATCCACTATAGTCCCAGGGAGCCAAGCCAACACACTGGTGCTGCCTGACAGGAGGAGGCCATCTGAGGAGGTAAGAGAATAA
- the LOC129456623 gene encoding protocadherin alpha-8-like, giving the protein MRAERHFLTGICSWITLCSALLLFFGQCALAQIRYSVPEEVRDGTVVGNVAKDLGLDVSSLGERRIRVVSETNEAIFAVNVDNGALYVHGRIDREQLCQGSGACLMELKVLVENPLEVHYVVVEITDVNDHAPAFLEKDQLYEIAEHTLPGTRFPLHSAHDPDAGINSIRTYILSANEHFDINIRESDGEKTPVLVLKKSLDRENKNEHFLVVTAIDGGKPQKSGTLNVTIVVLDINDNKPVFGQEVYQISISENVEVGTVVYKINATDLDESKNGEVEYRLRKTLHRKIYDVFELDKATGEIRVKGKLDYEDGDIFRLDIEASDKGTPPLTGECRVVIQIIDNNDNSPEIDVTSLSNTVSEDSKPGTVVSLIRVKDKDSGVNGKIIAHITNNVPFELKPSYKENTYSVVTKDFLDREEVSNYDITIKATDCGEPPLSTTKTLSIQILDVNDNSPQFEQNPLYFYIVENNVSGTSLFSVTASDKDKNENADISYSIARTGQEKDVALFLNVNAENGQITALKSFDFETLKSFQFQVVASDSGTPSLSSNVTVHVFILDQNDNAPVILYPVSSNGSAEGVEEIPRNVNAGHLVTKVRACDADIGYNGWLLFSLQQVTDHSLFGLDRYTGQIRTLRSLTETDEAEHKLVILVKDNGNVSLSATATVLVKVVEPREAFAASDVKSSTKDSEDTNVTFYLMITLASVSALFIISIIVLIAMQCSKSSTDYTSKYLQDTNYDGTLCHSIQYRSGDKRYMLVGPRMSVGSTIVPGSQANTLVLPDRRRPSEEVRQ; this is encoded by the coding sequence ATGAGAGCGGAACGACATTTTCTAACGGGAATCTGCTCGTGGATCACTTTGTGCTCGGCTCTACTGCTGTTTTTTGGGCAGTGCGCTTTGGCTCAGATCAGATACTCTGTTCCGGAGGAGGTGAGGGACGGGACTGTGGTTGGAAATGTCGCAAAGGATCTGGGTCTTGATGTTTCCTCTTTGGGTGAGAGACGGATCCGTGTTGTTTCTGAAACAAATGAGGCAATTTTTGCTGTAAACGTTGATAATGGCGCTTTGTACGTCCACGGCCGCATTGACAGAGAGCAGCTGTGTCAGGGCAGCGGTGCGTGTCTGATGGAGCTGAAGGTTCTGGTGGAAAACCCTTTGGAAGTTCATTATGTGGTTGTAGAAATCACTGATGTAAACGACCACGCACCGGCCTTCCTCGAAAAGGATCAGTTGTATGAAATCGCAGAGCACACTTTACCCGGAACACGATTTCCTCTACACTCTGCACACGACCCAGACGCAGGAATTAACTCCATCCGCACTTATATTTTGTCTGCAAAtgaacattttgacattaataTTCGAGAAAGTGATGGTGAGAAAACTCCCGTTTTAGTTCTAAAGAAATCTCTGgacagagaaaacaaaaatgaacactTTCTCGTGGTGACTGCGATCGATGGAGGTAAACCTCAAAAATCAGGGACCTTAAATGTTACTATTGTTGTTTTAGACATCAACGATAATAAACCAGTGTTTGGTCAAGAGGTGTATCAAATTTCAATAAGTGAAAATGTTGAAGTAGGGACAGTGGTCTATAAAATTAATGCTACTGATCTGGACGAATCTAAAAATGGTGAAGTGGAATATAGATTAAGAAAAACATTGCACCGAAAAATTTATGACGTTTTTGAATTGGACAAAGCAACAGGAGAAATTCGTGTAAAGGGAAAACTTGACTACGAGGACGGAGATATATTTAGATTAGACATAGAGGCTTCAGACAAAGGCACACCCCCACTCACAGGCGAATGTAGAGTTGTAATTCAAATAATTGACAATAATGATAATTCACCTGAAATAGACGTGACTTCTCTGTCAAACACAGTGTCTGAAGACTCCAAACCAGGGACAGTAGTTTCTCTCATTCGAGTCAAAGACAAAGACTCAGGCGTCAATGGTAAAATCATCGCGCACATAACAAACAACGTGCCTTTTGAGCTAAAACCCTCGTATAAAGAAAACACATATTCAGTTGTCACTAAGGATTTCCTGGACAGGGAGGAGGtgtcaaattatgacataacaaTAAAAGCCACTGACTGTGGGGAGCCTCCTTTATCCACCACTAAAACTCTCAGTATTCAGATATTAGATGTGAACGACAACAGTCCACAGTTTGAACAAAACCCTCTGTACTTTTATATTGTAGAAAATAACGTGTCAGGGACGTCACTGTTCTCTGTAACTGCATCAGACAAAGATAAGAATGAAAACGCAGATATTTCCTACAGCATTGCGCGCACAGGACAGGAGAAGGACGTGGCGCTCTTTTTAAACGTGAACGCGGAAAATGGTCAAATCACTGCGCTGaaaagctttgactttgagacatTAAAGTCGTTCCAGTTTCAAGTGGTGGCCTCAGACTCTGGGACTCCGTCACTGAGCAGCAACGTGACAGTGCACGTGTTCATTCTGGATCAGAATGACAATGCTCCAGTCATTCTGTATCCAGTCAGCTCTAACGGTTCTGCTGAAGGAGTGGAGGAGATCCCCCGCAATGTGAACGCGGGACACTTGGTGACTAAAGTCAGGGCCTGTGACGCTGATATCGGATATAACGGCTGGCTGCTGTTTTCACTGCAGCAAGTGACTGACCACAGTCTGTTTGGGTTGGACCGCTACACAGGACAGATCAGGACACTTCGCTCATTGACAGAGACAGACGAGGCCGAGCACAAACTCGTCATACTGGTCAAAGACAATGGCAACGTGTCCCTGTCAGCTACAGCTACTGTGCTTGTCAAAGTGGTGGAGCCCAGAGAGGCTTTTGCAGCTTCTGATGTTAAGAGCTCCACTAAAGACTCTGAGGAcactaatgtgactttttacctcATGATAACTCTGGCCTCGGTCTCAGCTCTGTTCATTATCAGTATCATTGTGCTGATTGCAATGCAGTGCTCCAAGTCGAGCACTGACTACACGTCCAAGTACTTACAGGACACAAACTATGACGGGACTCTGTGCCACAGCATCCAGTACAGATCTGGAGACAAGCGCTACATGTTAGTTGGACCCAGAATGAGCGTAGGATCCACTATAGTCCCAGGGAGTCAAGCCAACACACTGGTGCTTCCtgacaggaggaggccctctgaAGAGGTAAGACAATAA
- the LOC117378045 gene encoding protocadherin alpha-2-like, translating into MRAERHFLTGICSWITLCSALLLFFGQCALAQIRYSVPEEVRDRTVVGNVAKDLGLDVASLGERRFRVVSETNEAIFAVNADNGALYVHGRIDREQLCQGSGTCLMELKVLVENPLEVHYVIVEITDVNDHAPIFPKTNQTFEIGEHTLPGKRLQLHPANDPDAGTNSIRTYTLSANEHFEINIRQSDLGKIPFLVLKKPLDREQSSTHSLLLTAVDGGKPQKSGTLNITIIVLDSNDNRPVFTQEVYHITVNENLEKGTVIFKLNATDADEGINGEIEYSLGETLIQDVYKTFELNRLTGEIVTRGTIDFEETDHYELDVEASDKGTHKLTGECRVIIKIIDVNDNSPEIDVTSLSNTVSEDSKPGTVVSLIRVKDKDSGVNGKIIAHITNNVPFELKPSYKENTYSVVTKDFLDREEVSNYDITIKATDCGEPPLSTTKTLSIQILDVNDNSPQFEQSPLYFYIVENNVSGTSLFCVTASDKDKNENADISYSIPRTGQEKDVALFLNVNAENGQITALKSFDFETLKSFQFQVVASDSGTPSLSSNVTVHVFILDQNDNAPVILYPVSSNGSAEGVEEIPRNVNAGHLVTKVRAYDADIGYNGWLLFSLQQVTDHSLFGLDRYTGQIRTLRSLTETDEAEHKLVILVKDNGNVSLSATTSVLVKVVEPREAFAASDVKSSTKDSEDTNVTFYLMITLASVSALFIISIIVLIAMQCSKSSTDYTSKYLQDTNYDGTLCHSIQYRSGDKRYMLVGPRMSVGSTIVPGSQANTLVLPDRRRPSEEVRQ; encoded by the coding sequence ATGAGAGCTGAACGACATTTTCTAACGGGAATCTGCTCGTGGATCACTTTGTGCTCGGCTCTACTGCTGTTTTTTGGACAGTGCGCTTTGGCTCAGATCAGATATTCTGTTCCGGAGGAGGTGAGGGACCGAACTGTGGTTGGAAATGTCGCAAAGGATCTTGGTCTTGATGTTGCCTCTTTGGGTGAGAGACGGTTCCGTGTTGTTTCTGAAACAAATGAGGCTATTTTTGCTGTAAACGCCGATAATGGCGCTTTGTACGTCCACGGCCGCATTGACAGAGAGCAGCTGTGTCAGGGCAGCGGTACGTGTCTGATGGAGCTGAAGGTTCTGGTGGAAAACCCTTTGGAAGTTCACTATGTGATTGTAGAAATCACTGATGTCAATGACCACGCGCCAATATTTCCTAAAACAAACCAAACGTTTGAGATTGGAGAGCACACTTTGCCGGGTAAAAGACTACAGTTACACCCTGCCAATGATCCCGACGCAGGAACAAACTCGATCCGCACATATACGTTATCTGCAAACGAACATTTTGAAATTAATATTCGACAAAGTGACTTGGGTAAAATCCCGTTTCTGGTGCTAAAGAAGCCTTTAGACCGAGAACAGAGCAGCACACactctctgctcctgacagcGGTTGATGGGGGGAAACCACAAAAATCAGGGACCTTAAATATTACCATCATTGTTCTGGACAGTAATGACAATAGACCAGTTTTTACTCAAGAGGTTTATCATATCACGGTGAACGAAAATTTGGAGAAGGGAActgtaatatttaaactaaacGCGACAGATGCGGATGAAGGAATAAACGGAGAAATTGAGTACAGCCTCGGGGAAACATTGATCCAAGATgtttataaaacatttgaattaaacAGATTAACGGGAGAAATTGTCACAAGAGGCACAATTGACTTTGAAGAAACAGATCATTATGAATTAGACGTGGAAGCTTCTGATAAAGGCACTCACAAATTAACAGGTGAATGTAGAGTAATTATAAAAATCATAGATGTAAATGATAATTCACCTGAAATTGACGTGACATCTCTGTCAAACACAGTGTCTGAAGACTCCAAACCAGGGACAGTAGTTTCTCTCATTCGTGTCAAAGACAAAGACTCAGGCGTCAATGGTAAAATCATCGCGCACATAACAAACAACGTGCCTTTTGAGCTAAAACCCTCGTATAAAGAAAACACATATTCAGTTGTCACTAAGGATTTCCTGGACAGGGAGGAGGtgtcaaattatgacataacaaTAAAAGCCACTGACTGTGGAGAACCTCCTTTATCCACCACTAAAACTCTGAGTATTCAGATATTAGATGTAAACGACAACAGTCCACAGTTTGAACAAAGCCCTCTGTACTTTTATATTGTAGAAAATAACGTCTCAGGGACGTCACTGTTCTGTGTAACTGCATCAGACAAAGATAAGAATGAAAACGCAGATATTTCCTACAGCATTCCGCGCACAGGACAGGAGAAGGACGTGGCGCTCTTTTTAAACGTGAACGCGGAAAATGGTCAAATCACTGCGCTGaaaagctttgactttgagacatTAAAGTCGTTCCAGTTTCAAGTGGTGGCCTCAGACTCTGGGACTCCGTCACTGAGCAGCAACGTGACAGTGCACGTGTTCATTCTGGATCAGAACGACAACGCTCCAGTCATTCTGTATCCAGTCAGCTCTAACGGTTCTGCTGAAGGAGTGGAGGAGATCCCCCGCAATGTGAACGCGGGACACTTGGTGACTAAAGTCAGGGCCTATGACGCTGATATCGGATATAACGGCTGGCTGCTGTTTTCACTGCAGCAAGTGACTGACCACAGTCTGTTTGGGTTGGACCGCTACACAGGACAGATCAGGACACTTCGCTCATTGACAGAGACAGACGAGGCCGAGCACAAACTCGTCATACTGGTCAAAGACAATGGCAACGTGTCCCTGTCAGCTACAACTTCTGTGCTTGTCAAAGTGGTGGAGCCCAGAGAGGCTTTTGCAGCTTCTGATGTTAAGAGCTCCACTAAAGACTCTGAGGAcactaatgtgactttttacctcATGATAACTCTGGCCTCGGTCTCAGCTCTGTTCATTATCAGTATCATTGTGCTGATTGCAATGCAGTGCTCCAAGTCCAGCACTGACTACACGTCCAAGTACTTACAGGACACAAACTATGACGGGACTCTGTGCCACAGCATCCAGTACAGATCTGGAGACAAGCGCTACATGTTAGTTGGACCCAGAATGAGCGTAGGATCCACTATAGTCCCAGGGAGTCAAGCCAACACACTGGTGCTGCCtgacaggaggaggccctctgaGGAGGTAAGACAATAA